The sequence TTTTCATAACCAACTTTTTCTTCTATCGCATATTTTTTTTCCACATAAGCTTCAGTATTACCAGGTTCAAGCTTTAAAACTTTCTCACACAGCTTTATTGTTTCATCATACTGTTTATTTTTACTACAAGCTTTAGCTTCAGCAATATAATATAATATTTGGTCTTCTTTACTTAAAGAGTTATCCGTTATTTTATTAAAAGATAAATTTTCTTGTTGTTTATTCAAAAGATTTTGTTTTTTTATAGTATCTGCCATTTCTTTTGCGCTTGAAAATCTATCTGTTAAGTTATCTTTTAACGCTTTCATTACTATATTTTCAATATGATAAGGTATATTAGGATTAATTGTTCTTAAAGGATCAAATTTAAATGGTATAGGAGATATTCCAGTAAGTAAATGGTGCATTGTTGCTCCTAATGAATAAATGTCAGATCTAATTTCTGATTTACCACGATATTGTTCAGGAGGTGAATAGCCTTCCGTTCCAATAATAGTTTTGGTTGTTTGGCTATTTTGATGAATAACTCTTGCTATTCCAAAATCTATTAATATTATTTTTTCATTTTTATTAAGCATAATATTAGCTGGTTTTAAGTCTCTATATATTATTGTCGGATTTTGATTATGAAGATAAATTAAAACATCAAGAACTTGTATAGACCATTCCATAACTTTCTCTACAGGCAATCCAGGTTTACCTTCTTTTTGTAATATTGTATCTAAATCATCACCTTCTATTAAATCCATTACTAGATAGTATCTCTCATTACATATGAAATAATCAAATATTTTTGGTAAGTTAGCATGTGTTAAATTTTTAAGTATTTTTGCTTCTCGTTCAAACCATTTTCTGGACTGTTCTTGTTCTAATGGTGTTCCATAAATAGGCAATAATTCTTTTATAGCATAAAAATTATTAACAAATTTTATATCATACGCTTTATAAACTGCTCCCATACCACCTTTTTTTACTAAATTAACTATTTTATATTTATTTTCCAAAATTGTTCCAGATTGTAAAAGAGTATTTATATTATTAGACATATAACCTCCTAAAAGTAATATTACGATTTATTAAAAAATACTTTTGTTTTTCCAAAAATTATTTCATCTCCATTGTTTAATTGTATAGGGTTATTTTTTGATAGTTCTTTTTTATTAACTTGAGTACCGTTTGTACTTCCATTATCTTCAATATAATATTCTTCAGGAGTTTTTTCATAAATTATTGCGTGTTTTCTTGAAACACGTTTTTCTGGATCAAAACGAAATAAATTTATATCTATATCTTTAGACTCACTATCTGAACGACCTATAAACGTTTTTTCATTTTGTAATTTAAATCTTTTACTATTACCATCATCATCAAATATTATGAGATGAGGACTTGAAACTCCAAGTTTACCGGTGCATATTGCTGTTACTCCAGTTATCCCTGGATGTTTAAGTCTGCCAGTAAGTAAATTGGTCATTTGAGTTTCATTTACAATGGTTTTATTTTTTATAAGTCCTGTTAATTCTTTATCATAATCTTTTAAGTAATTTTCTGTTATTACTTCTTGATTTGAAGTAAAATTTATTTTATTTATCACAGGTGCTCTGCTAGCAAAATCATTCGCAGCAAACCATCCTATTCCTTCTGTTATAGCTGCCGCTGTTGTTGCATTAATAACATTTCCTATTCCTGGAATCCAACCAACTAACCATTGAGATATAGTTCTACCACCTACTGTGGCAATAGCAGAGGCTAATATACCTTTTATTGTAGCTTCCCCAACATGAATACCAAAAATTCCTGCAAGAGACTCTATCATTCCAATTTGAATAGGAACAATAAGTAAATTATCAGAACCAGGTATTTGAGCTAAACCTGCTCCTATTGTGGCGGTAGAAGCAGCGGCAGAGTGGATAATTACATGGCATCTATTTTCTTGATCTTTTGTCATTTTAAACCTCCTCAACTTTATATTTTTATATCTTTCTTCAAATTTTTTTAATATTCCTTCATAAATTATATGAAAAAGTAGTATATTATTGATTTTATTTAGGGGTATGTCCGGCATTCTGCTAAATTTCCTCGTTAAGGTGTTTTTCCCTTACAGAAAGCCGATTTTTCAATATTATACAATAGTAAAAACCCTTATAAATCAAGGATCATTCAAAAATAAATTATAAGAAGTTTATCTTATAATTTTCTTATAGCGTAATCTTTGAATAATACTCAAGTCATTTGAGTATTATTAAATAATCAGTCAAAAACCTTTACGCTAAAAGACTTTTTAGATAATATTGATTTTTTAAATTAAATATGCTTATTTTTTATGATACATTGTGTTTGTGAGATTTTTCAACTAATTTGCCCCTGGTGACATCGATGCTCCCACCGGGCCTATTCAATTTCAGAATTTATTTTTTCTTTCGACTATATAATCTCTCAAAAATATCATCTGTTATTTTATCCATCATTAACTTTGATTNNNNNNNNNNNNNNNNNNNNNNNNNNNNNNNNNNNNNNNNNNNNNNNNNNNNNNNNNNNNNNNNNNNNNNNNNNNNNNNNNNNNNNNNNNNNNNNNNNNNTTTCATAACTGCTAATATTTTTGCCCTGTGTATCAATCCCACTATCTCTGAACATATCATCTGTTATTTTATCCATCATTAACTTTGATTTTTCATAACTGCTAATATTTTTGCCCTGTGTATCAATCCCACTATCTCTGAACATATCATCTGTTATTTTATCCATCATTAACTTTGATTTTTCATAACTGCTAATATTTTTGCCCTGTGTATCAATTCTATTACTTTGATTACTCTGAACTTCCAAGCTGGTATTTTTTAAAGAATTTACCCCTTTTAAAGCGTTTATCATTTGTTTAGCAGATAAAAATCTTTTATTAAGATCATCATTTAAAGCCTTCATTACTATATTTTCTAAATTAGAAGATATATTAGGATTACTTGTGCTTAACGGATCAAATTTGAATGGTATAGGAGACATTCCTGTAAGTAAATGATGCATCGTAGCTCCCAGAGAATATAAATCAGAGCGAGGTTCAGCTTTACCACGATATTGCTCAACTGGACAATATCCTTCAGTGCCTATTATAGTTTTTGTTGTTTGGCTATTTTGATGTATTACTCTGGCTATTCCAAAATCTACTAAAACTATTTGATTATTTTTATTTAACATAATATTAGAAGGTTTTATATCACGATATATTACAGGTGGAGACTGATTATGAAGATAATCAAGAAATTCAAGTATCTGTTTTGCCCAATCAATTACTTTTTGTTCTGGCAAACCTGGATTACCTTCTTTTTCTAATATAGTTTCTAAATCTTGACCATCTATATAAGTCATTACTAAATAATATCTACCATTACTTATAAAATTATCTGATATTTTAGGAAAATTTGGATGTTTTAATTTTTTTAGTAACTCAGCTTCTCTCTTAAACCACTGCTTAGCCTGTTCTTGTTCCAATGATGTCCCTAAAGGAGGAATAAGCTCTTTAATTGCATAGATTGAATTAGATTTGATATCTTCTGCTTTATAAACAGCTCCCATTCCGCCTTTTTTTATAAGATTAACAACTTTATAATGATTTTCTAAAATTATTCCTGTTTTCAAAAGTTCATTAATATTAGACATTAATAACCTCCTAATTCTAGATATTTTTATTTAGCCCATACTAAAAAAGGTATTAGTCTTTCCAAAACAAATTTCAACTCAATCTTTCAAAAGAATTAGTTTATTTTTTTCAATTTCTTCTTGATTTAAATATGTACCATTTGAACTTCCAGTATCTTCTAAAAAAACTCACCAGGAGATCTTTACGGTTATTGAAGTTTAATCTTAATAAAAATTTATATTAATTTTAATTGATCTTCTAAAAGATACCCAATAATTAATTGCTTTAGTAATTGATCATTTTTATTAAGTAATTGTGGTAATTGATCATACATATCTTTAGCAATTTTCTCATTTTTAGTTATAATTAAAATTAGCAATTCATCAACATCATATGTTTCACTAATTATGTCAGAAATAATTTCTTCTACTTTAGGGTGAATAATTTCATAAGACACATAATTTATATTATCGCCAATAATTTCATCAATATATCTTAACGCTATACCTATTTTTTTGTTATTATTAAAGCAATATGATAAATCAAAAAATTGTTCATCTTCAATAGTTAAATGACTATTATCATAATGTGATTTTAACCACTGTTCTACACTTTTTATTACTTCATTAGTTAATTTAGTAGGAAGTAATATTGGTTTAAATTTTAATTGACCTTTTTTTTCAGTCATTTATAGCCCTCCAAATTCATTTTTTTATAATCAACTAAATTTTTAAGATATTAGATGCAGAAACTCCATCTATTACAAAATTTTATTTCTAACTTTCCAGTGGATGAGTCCTTTCATACTCCACCACATCATACCTCTGAGAAGTATAAAGATAAACCATAGTAGTCAAAATATACTCATGGCCCATAAACCTCTGAAGAGTCGGAAGCCTCATACCATTTTCATAACAATGAGTCGCATAAGCATGCCTCATACTATGAGTAGAAAACACCCTTCCCATTGCCTCATACTTCTTCGATATCCCTGTAACCTCTCCGGCTCCTTCAACAACCCTCCTGATTTGTCTCAATGTTATACCAAAGACAGACTCAGACAGTTCCTTTCCTTCCTGCCATTTCTTCAACATCTCAAGGGTAGTCTTATCAATAGCACAATACCTGTCCTTATCACCTTTACCGGCCCTTACAAAAACCGTTTTATTATCATAAAAAATATCACAGAATTTAATATTCTCTAATTCTTCAGCCCTTAAACCGGTAGCATAAAGAGTCCTTATAATCAGATTATTCCTGAAGGCAAACTTCCCCTTATCATAAGCACTCATTAAAGATTCACACTCTTCCCTGGATAAAGTCGCAGGAAGTTTCCTGTCCCTGCTCCAACTCCATCCTTCAGGCATCTTCCCGAACTCACTCTTTAACTCTGCTCTTATCTCCTCAATAGCGTTCTTATACTTTTTACCCTGAACTTCCTCTTCCGGATTATTTATAATATCATTCATAAGCTGACCTTTCTTTTTAAACATATCTAAAAACGAATTTAAAGCCCCCGGGAGCGATTATTTTTTAAAAAAATATAAACCTTCATCTAGTGACTGTAATTTCTCAAAACAGGCTATTTTTGATATATTTGTGTCAAAAATCAAGGACTATAAAACATTGAAAAATGCCTATTTTAAGGCATTTAAGGCTATTTTATCCCTCTTTTTACCCTCAAAATGACCGACTTATAAAAACATGTCCTATTAATTTCGAAGAAGTTTCTCGGACATTTTTTTACAAAATTATTTCTGAAAAAATTTCTTAAAGAACTCACAAATAAATTTAACCAGGGAAGACAAAAGATTCCAGAAAAAACCTATAACACCCAGAACAGGAGAAGGATCTCCACCTCCCGGATACTCAGGTAAAGGAGGCGGAACCGGTGGAACAGGAAGTTCAGGATAAACTAAATTACCACTCTCACGCTCACGAACTGCAAGATCATAAATAAATTTCCTGTCCTCCTGGGAGAGCTCCAGCACATCATAAATTTTATTCAAAGTCTCATCAATAGGAGTAAAATCCCTTTTACCTGATAACAGCTTATAAACATAAGTCTCATTAAGTCCTGTCTTCTCTGCAAACTCTCTCTTACTCCATCCTTTATCCTTAACCTTCTTTATCAAAAAAGAACTCAATACACTTACTTTATCATGCTCTTCCAGTCTATCTATATATTCCACAATTCTTTTCCTCTTCCATTTTCATAAAATAATTAAACCTTCTTCTGCATTTCCTGTATACTTTCAATAGACATTCCTGTAAGCTTTACTATAGTTTCTAATTTTAAACCTTCCTGTAACATATTCTTTACAATTTCCATACGTTCTTCTTCTTTACCTTCTTCTTTAGCCTGATATAACCTGGAAGCTTCATCATGACGGGCCTTTGATCTCATTTCAAGCAACTCTCTTATATACTCATCATTTGATGCTCTTACCATTTCCTGTAACGCCATCATTATATCCTCCTCTTCTTTAATCTCCTCCGGGATGCTATTAAAATCACTTGCATAAATCTCACCAAACTTTAATGCAAGCAACCACTTCTCAAACTTTGACATATCCCTTTTAGGTTTATCTTTATTAAATTTAGGAAGCTCTATAAACTGTATCTCCTTTAAATCCGTAAGCTCTTTCTTTGATTTAATATTCAAAAACCTGAAAATATTAAGAAGATCTGCTTCATCTTCAAAAAAATTGAAATCAAGAATTGATATACTAATAACTTTGCACAACTTATCATAAGGTTCTTTTTCTTTAAGCTGTTCCGTATAAAGTTTCGCCAGGTAATAAAGAATACGTTTTAAATATGATTTATCATCAGCAACCTGCATTTCAACATTATACCTTATGCCTGTTCCATCTACGACCTTTACATCAAGAATGGTCAGCTTGTCTTTAAGATACTCTTTTATATTAAACGAATTAAGAAAAGTTAAACTTACTATCT is a genomic window of Elusimicrobiota bacterium containing:
- a CDS encoding FHA domain-containing protein, which produces MTKDQENRCHVIIHSAAASTATIGAGLAQIPGSDNLLIVPIQIGMIESLAGIFGIHVGEATIKGILASAIATVGGRTISQWLVGWIPGIGNVINATTAAAITEGIGWFAANDFASRAPVINKINFTSNQEVITENYLKDYDKELTGLIKNKTIVNETQMTNLLTGRLKHPGITGVTAICTGKLGVSSPHLIIFDDDGNSKRFKLQNEKTFIGRSDSESKDIDINLFRFDPEKRVSRKHAIIYEKTPEEYYIEDNGSTNGTQVNKKELSKNNPIQLNNGDEIIFGKTKVFFNKS
- a CDS encoding protein kinase, which gives rise to MSNNINTLLQSGTILENKYKIVNLVKKGGMGAVYKAYDIKFVNNFYAIKELLPIYGTPLEQEQSRKWFEREAKILKNLTHANLPKIFDYFICNERYYLVMDLIEGDDLDTILQKEGKPGLPVEKVMEWSIQVLDVLIYLHNQNPTIIYRDLKPANIMLNKNEKIILIDFGIARVIHQNSQTTKTIIGTEGYSPPEQYRGKSEIRSDIYSLGATMHHLLTGISPIPFKFDPLRTINPNIPYHIENIVMKALKDNLTDRFSSAKEMADTIKKQNLLNKQQENLSFNKITDNSLSKEDQILYYIAEAKACSKNKQYDETIKLCEKVLKLEPGNTEAYVEKKYAIEEKVGYEKKNPAKPFNTEIYNSLSKEDQILYYIAEAKACSKNKQYDETIKLCEKVLKLEPGNTEAYVEKKYAIE
- a CDS encoding tyrosine-type recombinase/integrase, with product MNDIINNPEEEVQGKKYKNAIEEIRAELKSEFGKMPEGWSWSRDRKLPATLSREECESLMSAYDKGKFAFRNNLIIRTLYATGLRAEELENIKFCDIFYDNKTVFVRAGKGDKDRYCAIDKTTLEMLKKWQEGKELSESVFGITLRQIRRVVEGAGEVTGISKKYEAMGRVFSTHSMRHAYATHCYENGMRLPTLQRFMGHEYILTTMVYLYTSQRYDVVEYERTHPLES
- a CDS encoding helix-turn-helix transcriptional regulator; its protein translation is MEYIDRLEEHDKVSVLSSFLIKKVKDKGWSKREFAEKTGLNETYVYKLLSGKRDFTPIDETLNKIYDVLELSQEDRKFIYDLAVRERESGNLVYPELPVPPVPPPLPEYPGGGDPSPVLGVIGFFWNLLSSLVKFICEFFKKFFQK
- a CDS encoding serine/threonine-protein kinase yields the protein MSNINELLKTGIILENHYKVVNLIKKGGMGAVYKAEDIKSNSIYAIKELIPPLGTSLEQEQAKQWFKREAELLKKLKHPNFPKISDNFISNGRYYLVMTYIDGQDLETILEKEGNPGLPEQKVIDWAKQILEFLDYLHNQSPPVIYRDIKPSNIMLNKNNQIVLVDFGIARVIHQNSQTTKTIIGTEGYCPVEQYRGKAEPRSDLYSLGATMHHLLTGMSPIPFKFDPLSTSNPNISSNLENIVMKALNDDLNKRFLSAKQMINALKGVNSLKNTSLEVQSNQSNRIDTQGKNISSYEKSKLMMDKITDDMFRDSGIDTQGKNISSYEKSKLMMDKITDDMFRDSGIDTQGKNISSYE
- a CDS encoding Rpn family recombination-promoting nuclease/putative transposase; the protein is MAMDSSINLRNDIIFKFVFGYEKNEKLLISLLNAILGLKGDKKIVSLTFLNSFNIKEYLKDKLTILDVKVVDGTGIRYNVEMQVADDKSYLKRILYYLAKLYTEQLKEKEPYDKLCKVISISILDFNFFEDEADLLNIFRFLNIKSKKELTDLKEIQFIELPKFNKDKPKRDMSKFEKWLLALKFGEIYASDFNSIPEEIKEEEDIMMALQEMVRASNDEYIRELLEMRSKARHDEASRLYQAKEEGKEEERMEIVKNMLQEGLKLETIVKLTGMSIESIQEMQKKV